CGTTGGGACACTCGTCGACGATGTAGTCGATCCGGCGCAAAAAGGCGTACGCGGCGGTCTCGTACTCGCTCGTGCGGTAGAGCGGCTTCACCTTGCGTACGAACCGCTCGGGGGTGGCCTCGAGCACCGGGGCTTGCTTGGCGAGGTAGTGCACCTGCCACCGGAGCACGTTCCCGAGAAGCCGCGCCGCTTCGTCGTCGAGGTTGTGTCCCGTCGCGAGGACCCGGAAGCCGTGCTCGAGGGCCACGGCATCGAAGAAGTGGCGCTTGGCGAGCCCGCAGGCCGCGCACGGCGGCCGCCGGGTGGCGCGAGCGAGGTCCGGAACGGCCGCCTCCTCGTCGGCGAGCCGAACCGTGAGCAGGCGGAGACCCCGCGCCCGTGCGAACGCCTCCGTTTTTTCCCGTGACGCGACGGAGTACTCGCCGATTCCGAGCTCGAGATGGAGGCCCGTGGTTCGGTAGCCGAGCCGCGCGAGGGCTTCCCAGAGCGCGAGGCTGTCCTTGCCTCCGGAGACCGCGACCAGCACCTCGTCCTCCCGCCCGAACATGTTCTCCTTGCGGATGGCCCGCTCGAGCTGCCGCTCGAAGAACTCCGGGAAACACGCGCCGCAGAAATGCGCGTGGTGCTGCCGGACGTGTACCACGGCGGGGGCGCGGCAGCGGATGCAGCGGGGGGAACGTCGAGCGGACTTCACGAAGGCCCCTCCGGTCCCTTCGCCTCAGCCGCCCGAGAGGACGGATCGGATTTCCACTTCGTCGTCGGCGTCGAGGACGTCGTGTTCCCCGAGGAGCTCGTCGTTGCGGATCACGAGAACGGTACCCGGCAGCACGTCGAGCTCCCTCAGGAGGTCGGCCACACGACGAACCCCGGACACCTCGACTTCGCGTCGCTCGGGCAGGAATCGGACACGCATCGCGAAGATCGACGATAAGAGAAACCTGCAGGGCAGTCAATTCCGCGGCCGCCGTTACCTTGACTGGAGGGGCGGGGCTCGT
The sequence above is a segment of the Candidatus Binatia bacterium genome. Coding sequences within it:
- a CDS encoding tRNA(Ile)-lysidine synthetase; translation: MKSARRSPRCIRCRAPAVVHVRQHHAHFCGACFPEFFERQLERAIRKENMFGREDEVLVAVSGGKDSLALWEALARLGYRTTGLHLELGIGEYSVASREKTEAFARARGLRLLTVRLADEEAAVPDLARATRRPPCAACGLAKRHFFDAVALEHGFRVLATGHNLDDEAARLLGNVLRWQVHYLAKQAPVLEATPERFVRKVKPLYRTSEYETAAYAFLRRIDYIVDECPNARGATQLLYKDALNRIEAAAPGSKLSFVQEFHKVARPLFERLAEADAASGTCAVCGLPSWGETCAFCALRARARRREGETLPTVDAPGRA